One window of the Corynebacterium glutamicum ATCC 13032 genome contains the following:
- a CDS encoding alpha/beta hydrolase gives MPPLRQTKTWVDRNGSAHVELSPTVPPQTPKRHMRIQSPMEISWSEAVREGGEHSARRCGDMAVSALAKPNPIIDDDPEGNPDVCMYTWIVECPGATAVLLWINGVFDHERIEESEMTRLEGSDLWILSLRMPSDWRASYTVNAWSGDGVAPWREAGDRMHIRKAAMSGGRPDSRAMGHIMDSSLVEGPDALPDCWVAASTSVKVVEETVAGEHFWFYEAPVKAPLLVLFDGQHWNNSMNLPAQVDAAIAIGLLPPVSLLMIDSVNTERRWDSVGVPGGQVDVLIDALLPHVRETYNVSARGEDTIVTGASFGGLASLWALALSDGEVGHAIAQSPSLWRFNVADALSAAEQWSSIHLQAGKYEGEMLRLSHQLAEDLSGDIREVRVRGVHGGHDWAWWRVHMLTELTRLLKTL, from the coding sequence ATGCCACCGTTGAGGCAGACAAAAACGTGGGTGGACCGCAATGGGTCCGCTCATGTGGAGTTGTCGCCAACCGTGCCACCGCAAACCCCCAAACGTCACATGCGCATCCAAAGCCCCATGGAAATTTCCTGGAGTGAAGCGGTGCGCGAAGGCGGGGAGCATTCCGCTCGCCGCTGTGGTGACATGGCTGTGTCCGCGTTGGCTAAGCCGAATCCCATCATTGACGATGATCCGGAAGGCAACCCCGATGTTTGCATGTATACCTGGATCGTTGAGTGTCCCGGCGCTACCGCAGTGCTGCTATGGATCAATGGGGTTTTTGATCACGAGCGCATTGAAGAATCTGAAATGACCCGCCTCGAGGGCTCTGATCTGTGGATTCTCAGCTTGCGTATGCCTTCCGATTGGCGAGCCAGCTACACCGTCAACGCCTGGTCTGGCGACGGGGTTGCGCCATGGCGTGAGGCGGGCGATCGGATGCATATCCGCAAAGCCGCGATGTCGGGTGGGCGTCCGGATTCCCGCGCGATGGGTCATATCATGGATTCCTCGCTCGTTGAAGGCCCTGATGCGTTGCCGGACTGCTGGGTTGCGGCGTCGACAAGCGTAAAAGTCGTGGAAGAAACCGTCGCCGGCGAGCATTTCTGGTTCTATGAGGCGCCGGTCAAGGCGCCGCTGCTGGTGCTGTTTGATGGCCAACACTGGAACAACAGCATGAATCTGCCTGCGCAGGTCGATGCGGCCATCGCCATCGGCTTGCTGCCGCCGGTCAGCCTGCTCATGATCGATTCCGTCAACACCGAACGCCGCTGGGATAGTGTCGGCGTGCCAGGTGGGCAGGTTGATGTGCTTATCGACGCCCTCCTCCCGCACGTCCGCGAAACCTACAACGTTTCCGCGCGCGGCGAAGACACCATTGTCACCGGTGCAAGCTTCGGCGGCCTGGCGTCCCTGTGGGCTCTTGCGCTTTCCGACGGCGAAGTCGGCCACGCAATCGCGCAATCGCCAAGCCTGTGGCGCTTCAACGTTGCCGACGCGCTTTCTGCAGCAGAGCAGTGGAGCTCAATCCACCTGCAAGCTGGAAAATACGAAGGTGAAATGCTGCGCCTGTCGCATCAGCTCGCCGAAGATCTCTCCGGCGACATCCGCGAGGTTCGTGTGCGCGGCGTGCATGGCGGCCACGATTGGGCCTGGTGGCGGGTGCATATGCTCACCGAACTCACCAGGCTGCTTAAAACCCTCTAA
- the orn gene encoding oligoribonuclease has translation MSESENNTTPAVAARDDRLVWVDLEMTGLDLKRHVIVEVAALVTDANLNVLGEGVDLVVHATEEELAQMDDFVTNMHESSGLTEQIRESAVTLKEAEDAVLALIEKHCDPAHPAPLAGNSIATDRAFIREHMPRLDEALHYRMVDVSSVKELARRWYPRVYYKQPEKGLAHRALADIVESIRELDYYRRSFFVAEPGPTSEQCADDAQAAVDRFAPYFD, from the coding sequence GTGTCTGAATCTGAAAACAACACAACACCAGCAGTCGCAGCTCGCGATGACCGTCTGGTCTGGGTCGATCTGGAAATGACTGGTCTAGATTTGAAGCGCCACGTGATCGTGGAGGTTGCGGCGTTGGTCACTGACGCTAACCTCAACGTTTTGGGCGAGGGCGTGGACTTGGTTGTTCACGCAACTGAAGAAGAGCTCGCGCAGATGGATGATTTTGTCACCAACATGCACGAATCCTCTGGGCTGACTGAGCAGATCCGGGAATCCGCGGTCACGTTGAAGGAAGCCGAAGATGCTGTGCTCGCATTGATTGAAAAGCACTGCGATCCAGCCCATCCTGCACCGCTAGCTGGTAACTCCATTGCCACTGACCGCGCGTTTATCCGCGAACATATGCCACGTCTTGATGAGGCCCTGCATTACCGCATGGTGGATGTGTCCTCGGTGAAGGAATTGGCGCGTCGCTGGTACCCACGCGTGTACTACAAGCAGCCGGAGAAGGGTTTGGCGCACCGCGCGTTGGCGGACATTGTGGAGTCGATTCGGGAGTTGGATTACTACCGTCGCTCATTTTTTGTTGCAGAGCCTGGTCCTACCTCTGAGCAGTGCGCAGATGATGCGCAGGCAGCGGTGGACCGTTTTGCACCCTACTTTGATTAG
- the cmrA gene encoding mycolate reductase (Catalyzes the final step in mycolic acid biosynthesis.) — translation MALPLPSKSARALVTGASQGIGLAIAKDLARYGHNLILVARREDVLKEIAADLEKKHGVIVEVRPVDLSDEPARKVLIDEIKTREINIIINSAGIASFGPFKDQDWSYETAQFSLNATAVFELTHAVLGGMIDRGTGAICNVGSAAGNVPIPNNATYVLTKAGVNAFTEAMHYELRGTGVACTLLAPGPVREAEIPESEKSIVDKVVPDFLWTTYESCSAETLRALSKNQRRVVPGPLSKAMNFVSSVAPTAVLSPVMGWVYKKMG, via the coding sequence ATGGCGTTACCACTACCCAGCAAGAGCGCTCGAGCACTTGTTACTGGGGCAAGCCAAGGCATTGGCCTCGCCATCGCCAAAGATTTGGCGCGGTATGGGCACAACCTCATTTTGGTTGCTCGCCGCGAGGATGTCCTCAAAGAGATCGCCGCAGATCTAGAGAAGAAGCACGGCGTGATCGTTGAGGTCCGCCCGGTGGATTTGAGTGATGAGCCAGCCCGCAAGGTGTTGATCGATGAGATCAAGACAAGGGAAATCAACATCATCATTAACTCTGCTGGCATCGCAAGCTTTGGGCCGTTCAAGGACCAGGATTGGTCTTATGAGACTGCCCAGTTCTCACTTAATGCCACAGCCGTTTTTGAGCTCACCCACGCGGTGTTGGGTGGCATGATTGACCGTGGCACGGGCGCTATTTGCAATGTGGGATCTGCGGCTGGCAATGTGCCAATCCCCAACAACGCCACGTATGTGCTCACCAAGGCTGGCGTGAACGCGTTCACCGAGGCAATGCATTATGAGCTGCGCGGAACTGGTGTGGCGTGTACTTTGCTCGCACCGGGACCTGTCCGTGAGGCGGAGATCCCTGAGTCTGAGAAGTCGATCGTGGACAAGGTTGTCCCTGATTTCTTGTGGACCACCTATGAGTCCTGCTCCGCAGAGACCTTGCGTGCGCTGTCTAAGAATCAGCGTCGCGTTGTTCCAGGTCCGCTGTCCAAGGCCATGAATTTTGTGTCCTCTGTTGCTCCAACCGCTGTGCTCTCCCCTGTTATGGGCTGGGTTTATAAGAAGATGGGTTAG
- a CDS encoding L,D-transpeptidase, whose amino-acid sequence MRVFRGRRGAVAGSFLAVLAIGSLALTGCTIERSDAQEQSSQQSTEVEAEEAQAPVISVDDGDEDVDPSESVIVKSMGDGLSKVTMTNEEGYEVESELSDDGRSWTTAETLGYNRTYTIKATDKNGETATASFSTATPAATTNVALSPLADSVVGVGQTIGFRFGSPVKDRKAAQDAITVTTSPKVEGGFYWLNNSELRWRPAEYWEPGTEVTVEADIYGKDLGGGVWGETDNATNFTIGDKVEAVADDATKTMSVYKNGELLRTMPVSFGRDTSEWATPNGTYIIGDRNESMIMDSTTFGLGYEEGGYRTPVKYATQMSYSGIYVHAAPWSVGAQGSYNTSHGCINVSTENAQWFQEAVKRGDIVTVKNTIGETLSGYDGLGDWNIPWSEWSKGNADQTSAW is encoded by the coding sequence GTGCGGGTTTTTCGTGGTAGGCGCGGAGCAGTAGCAGGATCTTTTCTTGCAGTGCTGGCAATTGGTTCACTGGCGCTTACGGGTTGCACAATTGAACGAAGCGATGCGCAGGAGCAATCCTCGCAGCAAAGTACAGAAGTTGAAGCTGAAGAAGCTCAAGCTCCTGTGATTTCTGTTGATGATGGTGATGAGGATGTGGACCCTTCGGAATCTGTCATCGTAAAGTCGATGGGTGACGGTCTGAGCAAGGTCACCATGACTAATGAAGAAGGCTATGAGGTTGAGTCAGAGCTTTCTGACGATGGCCGTAGCTGGACCACTGCGGAAACCCTTGGCTACAACCGCACGTACACCATTAAGGCAACCGATAAGAACGGCGAGACCGCTACTGCGTCTTTTAGTACTGCAACCCCTGCAGCTACCACAAACGTGGCGCTTTCTCCGCTGGCTGATTCTGTCGTTGGTGTTGGCCAGACTATCGGTTTCCGTTTTGGTTCCCCTGTGAAGGATCGCAAGGCGGCTCAGGATGCTATTACTGTGACAACTTCACCAAAGGTGGAGGGTGGCTTTTACTGGTTGAACAACAGTGAGTTGCGCTGGCGTCCAGCGGAGTACTGGGAGCCAGGTACTGAAGTTACGGTCGAGGCTGACATTTACGGCAAGGATCTCGGCGGCGGTGTCTGGGGCGAAACTGATAACGCCACCAACTTCACCATTGGTGACAAGGTTGAGGCTGTGGCAGATGATGCCACCAAGACCATGAGTGTGTACAAGAACGGTGAGTTGCTGCGCACTATGCCGGTATCCTTTGGTCGTGACACCTCTGAGTGGGCAACGCCAAACGGTACCTACATCATTGGTGATCGCAATGAGTCGATGATCATGGACTCCACCACCTTCGGTCTGGGATATGAGGAGGGTGGCTACCGCACTCCGGTGAAGTACGCGACCCAGATGTCCTATTCTGGAATTTACGTGCACGCAGCACCGTGGTCTGTAGGTGCGCAAGGTAGCTACAACACCTCACATGGTTGCATCAATGTATCCACCGAAAATGCTCAGTGGTTCCAGGAGGCCGTGAAGCGCGGTGACATTGTGACCGTGAAAAACACCATCGGTGAGACTTTGAGTGGCTACGACGGACTGGGGGACTGGAACATTCCATGGTCTGAATGGAGCAAGGGGAACGCGGATCAAACTTCGGCGTGGTAA